One part of the Lapillicoccus jejuensis genome encodes these proteins:
- a CDS encoding 5-formyltetrahydrofolate cyclo-ligase: MTDVEDAATAKRDARRAARERRRELVAVRDLAADGEALARWVVPLVALHAGGRARVALYEAYGVEPPTSALVAALGAAGHEVVLPRMLADRSLEWVTVGGEELGADGISLASVVLTPGLAVDRAGVRLGQGGGSYDRALRRRRRDALVLTLLHDGEVRPVGTLPAEEHDEPVDGVVTPAAGFLDLRPPPGLTPEQLLRWRRSR; this comes from the coding sequence ATGACCGACGTGGAGGACGCCGCGACGGCCAAGCGCGACGCGCGACGCGCTGCGCGGGAGCGCCGACGCGAGCTCGTCGCGGTCCGCGACCTGGCCGCGGACGGGGAGGCGCTGGCCCGCTGGGTCGTGCCGCTCGTCGCGCTGCACGCGGGCGGTCGGGCGCGGGTGGCGCTCTACGAGGCGTACGGCGTCGAGCCGCCCACCAGCGCGCTCGTCGCGGCGCTGGGCGCGGCCGGGCACGAGGTCGTGCTGCCGCGGATGCTGGCCGACCGGTCGCTGGAGTGGGTGACCGTGGGCGGCGAGGAGCTCGGCGCGGACGGGATCTCGCTCGCGTCGGTGGTGCTGACGCCGGGGCTGGCGGTCGACCGGGCCGGGGTGCGGCTGGGGCAGGGCGGCGGGTCGTACGACCGGGCGCTGCGCCGGCGGCGGCGGGACGCGCTCGTGCTCACGCTCCTGCACGACGGTGAGGTCCGCCCCGTCGGCACCCTCCCCGCCGAGGAGCACGACGAGCCGGTCGACGGGGTGGTCACCCCCGCCGCGGGGTTCCTCGACCTGCGCCCGCCGCCGGGTCTCACGCCGGAGCAGCTCCTGCGCTGGCGCCGCTCCCGCTGA
- a CDS encoding UTP--glucose-1-phosphate uridylyltransferase yields the protein MSAEGLAQAEKRMAEHGEDDLSVRAFASSYGQLEQILQTGSGGVVPEDTIEPLTDVPTPDDVDLDEAALAEALGQVAVVKLNGGLGTSMGITGPKSALPVKDGLSFLDVICRQVLALRERYGVALPLVLMDSFRTREESLEILHRYPDLEVEGLPLDFLQSAEPKLRADDLTPVDHPADPALEWCPPGHGDVYVSLQRTGILDTLLERGIRYVFLSNADNLGATCDPRIAAWIVANDVPYVAEVCERTVNDRKGGHLAVRKADGRLVLRDSAMVAPGEDHFFQDTSRHTTFHANNLWVDLRVVKALLDDAQERGEVGLGLPVIVNRKTVDPSDASSTEVIQIETAMGAAIEKIEGARALFVPRDRFRPVKTTNELLLVRSDIFELDEHSSVVSTIDHPDPYVDLDKPFKLVPAFEERFAHGVPSLKQATRFVVEGDVHFGADVVVVGDVTVDGADTPRVADGTRLQG from the coding sequence ATGAGTGCGGAGGGTCTGGCGCAGGCCGAGAAGCGCATGGCGGAGCACGGCGAGGACGACCTGTCGGTGCGGGCGTTCGCGTCGTCGTACGGGCAGCTGGAGCAGATCCTGCAGACCGGCTCCGGCGGCGTCGTCCCCGAGGACACGATCGAGCCGCTGACCGACGTGCCGACCCCCGACGACGTCGACCTCGACGAGGCCGCGCTCGCCGAGGCGCTCGGGCAGGTCGCCGTCGTCAAGCTCAACGGCGGCCTCGGCACCTCGATGGGCATCACCGGCCCCAAGAGCGCCCTGCCGGTCAAGGACGGCCTGAGCTTCCTCGACGTCATCTGCCGCCAGGTCCTCGCGCTCCGCGAGCGGTACGGCGTCGCGCTGCCGCTCGTCCTCATGGACTCCTTCCGCACCCGCGAGGAGTCCCTGGAGATCCTGCACCGCTACCCCGACCTCGAGGTCGAGGGCCTGCCGCTGGACTTCCTGCAGTCCGCCGAGCCCAAGCTGCGCGCCGACGACCTCACCCCCGTCGACCACCCGGCCGACCCGGCGCTCGAGTGGTGCCCGCCCGGCCACGGCGACGTCTACGTCTCGCTGCAGCGCACCGGCATCCTCGACACCCTGCTCGAGCGCGGCATCCGCTACGTCTTCCTCTCCAACGCCGACAACCTCGGTGCGACCTGCGACCCGAGGATCGCCGCCTGGATCGTCGCGAACGACGTCCCCTACGTCGCCGAGGTGTGCGAGCGGACCGTCAACGACCGCAAGGGCGGCCACCTCGCCGTCCGGAAGGCCGACGGCCGGCTCGTGCTGCGCGACAGCGCGATGGTCGCTCCGGGCGAGGACCACTTCTTCCAGGACACCTCGCGCCACACGACGTTCCACGCCAACAACCTCTGGGTCGACCTGCGCGTGGTCAAGGCGCTGCTCGACGACGCGCAGGAGCGCGGCGAGGTCGGGCTCGGCCTGCCGGTCATCGTCAACCGCAAGACCGTCGACCCGTCCGACGCGTCCTCGACCGAGGTCATCCAGATCGAGACGGCGATGGGCGCCGCCATCGAGAAGATCGAGGGCGCCCGCGCGCTGTTCGTCCCGCGCGACCGCTTCCGCCCGGTCAAGACCACCAACGAGCTGCTGCTCGTCCGCTCCGACATCTTCGAGCTCGACGAGCACTCCAGCGTGGTCAGCACCATCGACCACCCGGACCCGTACGTCGACCTCGACAAGCCGTTCAAGCTCGTCCCCGCCTTCGAGGAGCGCTTCGCGCACGGGGTGCCGAGCCTGAAGCAGGCGACCCGCTTCGTCGTCGAGGGCGACGTGCACTTCGGCGCCGACGTCGTCGTCGTCGGGGACGTCACCGTCGACGGCGCGGACACCCCGCGGGTCGCCGACGGCACCCGTCTGCAGGGCTGA
- the glp gene encoding gephyrin-like molybdotransferase Glp — MRSVAEHLRAVLDTVRTAPPVRLPLPEALGLVLAEDLVARVDLPGFDNSAMDGYAVRAADVVAAAAGSPVTLPVVGEVAAGATADREVGPGEAVRIMTGAMMPPGADTVVKVEDTDGGTEQVRIDASAPAGLSVRPAGEDVRAGTVVLAAGTVLDARRLALAAATGYGVVPVHPRPRVAVVSTGAELVPPGEPLSPGQIHDSNSHMLAAAVVETGCTVARRVTVGDTVEEVLAVVEELAGDVDAIVTSGGVSMGAYDVVKEALRDRGVEFVQVAMQPGKPQGFGPVGERGVPLFGLPGNPVSSYVSFEVFVRPALRTMMGLQPATRPVLTARLTQALRSPAGRTQIARAVATRTATGWEADPVWGQASHFVADLSRANAFVVVPPDVTQVDAGADVELWLLGGDESRVG, encoded by the coding sequence GTGCGCAGCGTCGCCGAGCACCTCCGGGCCGTCCTCGACACCGTCCGTACGGCGCCCCCGGTGCGGCTCCCGCTGCCCGAGGCCCTCGGCCTCGTCCTCGCCGAGGACCTCGTGGCCCGCGTCGACCTGCCCGGCTTCGACAACTCGGCCATGGACGGCTACGCCGTGCGCGCGGCCGACGTCGTCGCGGCGGCCGCCGGGTCCCCGGTGACGCTGCCCGTCGTCGGCGAGGTCGCGGCGGGCGCGACGGCCGACCGCGAGGTCGGCCCCGGTGAGGCCGTCCGGATCATGACCGGCGCGATGATGCCGCCCGGCGCCGACACGGTCGTCAAGGTCGAGGACACCGACGGCGGCACCGAGCAGGTCCGCATCGACGCCTCCGCCCCCGCCGGGCTGTCGGTCCGCCCGGCCGGTGAGGACGTGCGCGCCGGCACGGTCGTGCTCGCCGCCGGCACGGTGCTCGACGCCCGCCGCCTCGCGCTCGCCGCCGCGACGGGGTACGGCGTCGTCCCCGTCCACCCCCGCCCCCGGGTCGCCGTCGTGTCGACCGGCGCCGAGCTCGTCCCGCCGGGGGAGCCGCTCTCGCCCGGGCAGATCCACGACTCCAACTCGCACATGCTCGCCGCCGCCGTCGTCGAGACCGGCTGCACCGTCGCCCGCCGGGTCACCGTCGGCGACACCGTCGAGGAGGTCCTCGCCGTCGTCGAGGAGCTCGCCGGTGACGTCGACGCGATCGTCACCAGCGGCGGCGTGAGCATGGGCGCGTACGACGTCGTCAAGGAGGCCTTGCGGGACCGCGGTGTCGAGTTCGTCCAGGTCGCCATGCAGCCGGGCAAGCCGCAGGGCTTCGGCCCGGTGGGGGAGCGCGGGGTGCCGCTCTTCGGGCTCCCGGGCAACCCGGTGTCGTCGTACGTGAGCTTCGAGGTGTTCGTGCGGCCGGCGCTGCGCACGATGATGGGGTTGCAGCCCGCGACCCGGCCGGTGCTCACCGCCCGGCTGACCCAGGCGCTGCGCTCGCCCGCCGGACGGACCCAGATCGCGCGGGCCGTCGCGACCCGCACGGCGACCGGGTGGGAGGCCGACCCGGTGTGGGGGCAGGCGTCGCACTTCGTCGCCGACCTCTCGCGGGCCAACGCGTTCGTCGTCGTGCCCCCCGACGTCACGCAGGTCGACGCCGGCGCCGACGTCGAGCTGTGGCTGCTGGGCGGCGACGAGAGCCGGGTCGGGTGA
- the moaC gene encoding cyclic pyranopterin monophosphate synthase MoaC, translating into MVDVSAKPVTAREASAAGRVLLSPAAVAALRDGTVPKGDALAVARIAGIQAVKRTPELVPLAHPVAVHAVTVDLTVTDDGVDLVATVRTADRTGIEMEALTAVAVGALALVDMVKAVDKHARITDVRVTAKSGGRSGDWREAGWAG; encoded by the coding sequence ATGGTCGACGTGTCGGCCAAGCCCGTGACCGCGCGCGAGGCGTCCGCCGCCGGTCGGGTGCTGCTCTCCCCGGCTGCCGTCGCCGCGCTGCGCGACGGCACCGTCCCCAAGGGCGACGCGCTGGCGGTCGCGCGCATCGCCGGGATCCAGGCCGTCAAACGGACCCCCGAGCTGGTCCCGCTCGCCCACCCGGTCGCGGTCCACGCGGTCACTGTCGACCTCACGGTCACCGACGACGGGGTGGACCTCGTGGCGACGGTGCGCACCGCCGACCGCACCGGCATCGAGATGGAGGCGCTGACGGCGGTCGCCGTCGGGGCGCTCGCGCTGGTCGACATGGTCAAGGCCGTCGACAAGCACGCCCGGATCACCGACGTGCGGGTCACGGCGAAGTCCGGGGGTCGCAGCGGCGACTGGCGCGAGGCAGGATGGGCCGGGTGA
- a CDS encoding MogA/MoaB family molybdenum cofactor biosynthesis protein, translated as MGRVSSPREAAVVVASNRASAGVYEDRTGPLIVEALRAWGYAVAEPTVVPDGDPVEQALREAVASGAAVVVTTGGTGISPTDATPEMTRRVVEREVPGLAEAIRAAGVAKGVPTAVLSRGIAGTVGTTLVVNLPGSTGGVKDALTVLEPVLDHAVDQLRGGDHR; from the coding sequence ATGGGCCGGGTGAGCTCACCCCGGGAGGCCGCCGTCGTCGTCGCGTCCAACCGCGCGTCCGCCGGCGTCTACGAGGACCGCACCGGCCCGCTCATCGTCGAGGCGCTGCGCGCCTGGGGGTACGCCGTCGCCGAGCCCACCGTCGTCCCCGACGGCGACCCCGTCGAGCAGGCGCTGCGGGAGGCCGTCGCCTCCGGCGCGGCCGTCGTCGTGACGACCGGTGGCACCGGGATCTCCCCGACCGACGCCACCCCCGAGATGACGCGCCGCGTCGTCGAGCGCGAGGTCCCCGGCCTGGCCGAGGCGATCCGCGCGGCCGGCGTCGCCAAGGGTGTGCCGACAGCGGTGCTGTCGCGCGGGATCGCCGGCACCGTCGGCACCACCCTCGTCGTCAACCTCCCGGGGTCCACCGGCGGGGTCAAGGACGCCCTCACCGTGCTCGAGCCCGTGCTCGACCACGCCGTCGACCAGCTCCGCGGCGGCGACCACCGGTGA
- a CDS encoding GNAT family N-acetyltransferase has translation MSNWPVTLVSQDGLRPVVVLRPLTRRDRRSWEEVRGRNLDHVGQWEPTMPDGRAQRMTFRQYVRNLDHEGRAGRMLPFAIDVEGRLAGQMHLFGIVDGSLLSGAAGYWVAREVGGQGVATRALAMLCDHAFGLGGLHRVEVNIRPENRPSLKVVEHLRFRDEGLRERYLHINGEWRDHRTFALTREEVGTSLVAQRWMERFPPSAPPWDGVERRAPRS, from the coding sequence GTGAGCAACTGGCCGGTCACCCTCGTCAGCCAGGACGGGCTGCGACCGGTCGTCGTCCTCCGACCGCTGACCCGGCGCGACCGCCGCTCCTGGGAGGAGGTGCGGGGGCGCAACCTCGACCACGTCGGTCAGTGGGAGCCGACGATGCCCGACGGGCGAGCCCAGCGGATGACGTTCCGGCAGTATGTGCGCAACCTCGACCACGAGGGCCGCGCCGGCCGGATGCTGCCCTTCGCCATCGACGTCGAGGGACGCCTGGCCGGCCAGATGCACCTGTTCGGGATCGTCGACGGCTCCCTGCTGTCCGGGGCCGCGGGCTACTGGGTGGCGCGCGAGGTCGGCGGGCAGGGCGTCGCGACCCGCGCGCTCGCGATGCTGTGCGACCACGCCTTCGGCCTCGGCGGTCTGCACCGGGTCGAGGTCAACATCCGTCCCGAGAACCGGCCCTCGCTCAAGGTCGTCGAGCACCTGCGCTTCCGCGACGAGGGGCTGCGCGAGCGCTACCTGCACATCAACGGCGAGTGGCGCGACCACCGGACCTTCGCGCTGACCCGCGAGGAGGTGGGCACCTCGCTCGTCGCCCAGCGCTGGATGGAGCGGTTCCCGCCGTCGGCCCCGCCGTGGGACGGCGTGGAGCGCCGGGCGCCCCGGTCCTGA
- a CDS encoding AI-2E family transporter, giving the protein MDEQGTTSAVPRGVRAASEWAWRLLIIAAGVVVLALAVGHLSEVAIPIAVATLLSALLGGVHGWLCRFMGRGPAAGLTLLGTILVIVGLMTLVGTQISNGFSDMATQAGAGLDQIRGWARTSFGLSDDQVSQYVGQLRTWLESSSDVRQYATRFGVTATHAVAGLFIALFSLFFFLYDGPRIWSWLVGLFPRTARSRVDSSGQVAWGQLTAYTHGVVLVAATDAVGITIGALILRVPFPFAIGVLVFLLSFIPIVGALLSGAVAVLLALVEHGPVIALIMLGVVVAVQQLESHVLQPFILGRSVRVHPLAVILAIATGSILGGIVGTLLAVPVAAVLNAVGQHLLSGDDDDPAGAEGDPVDGDAVAAGAPGAPLAD; this is encoded by the coding sequence ATGGACGAGCAGGGGACGACCAGCGCCGTACCGCGTGGGGTGCGCGCCGCCAGCGAGTGGGCGTGGCGGCTGCTCATCATCGCGGCGGGCGTCGTCGTGCTGGCCCTCGCGGTCGGGCACCTGTCCGAGGTGGCCATCCCGATCGCCGTCGCGACGCTGCTCAGCGCGTTGCTCGGCGGGGTGCACGGCTGGCTGTGCCGCTTCATGGGGCGCGGACCGGCCGCCGGGCTGACGCTGCTCGGCACGATCCTCGTCATCGTCGGGCTGATGACCCTCGTCGGCACCCAGATCAGCAACGGCTTCTCCGACATGGCGACCCAGGCCGGCGCCGGGCTGGACCAGATCCGCGGCTGGGCCCGGACCAGCTTCGGGCTCTCGGACGACCAGGTCTCGCAGTACGTCGGGCAGCTGCGCACGTGGCTGGAGAGCAGCAGCGACGTGCGGCAGTACGCGACGAGGTTCGGCGTCACCGCGACGCACGCGGTCGCCGGCCTGTTCATCGCGCTCTTCTCGCTCTTCTTCTTCCTGTACGACGGCCCGCGCATCTGGTCGTGGCTCGTCGGCCTCTTCCCCCGGACGGCACGCTCGCGAGTCGACTCCTCGGGGCAGGTCGCCTGGGGGCAGCTGACGGCGTACACGCACGGCGTCGTGCTCGTGGCCGCCACCGACGCGGTCGGCATCACCATCGGCGCGCTCATCCTGCGGGTGCCGTTCCCCTTCGCCATCGGGGTGCTCGTCTTCCTGCTGTCCTTCATCCCCATCGTCGGGGCGCTGCTGAGCGGGGCGGTCGCCGTCCTGCTCGCGCTCGTCGAGCACGGGCCGGTGATCGCGCTCATCATGCTCGGTGTCGTCGTCGCCGTGCAGCAGCTCGAGTCGCACGTGCTCCAGCCGTTCATCCTCGGCCGGTCGGTGCGGGTGCACCCGTTGGCCGTCATCCTCGCCATCGCGACCGGCTCGATCCTCGGCGGCATCGTCGGGACGCTGCTGGCCGTGCCGGTCGCCGCCGTCCTCAACGCGGTCGGACAACACCTGCTGTCGGGAGACGACGACGACCCGGCGGGCGCCGAGGGCGACCCGGTGGACGGCGACGCGGTGGCCGCGGGGGCCCCCGGCGCGCCCCTCGCCGACTGA
- a CDS encoding TMEM175 family protein: MTEAPPAAPTAPAEPVMGTSRLEAFSDGIIAIAATLLVIELAAPEPGADVWEHLHHELPSIAAYAVSFVTILIYWVNHHALLADVATVDRALLFLNGFLLLCISSISFPTAVLGRALQAGGRPAIEAAVFYTAVLTLAAVSFLALWVYLGRHPHLLHPHARGITLAASRRGAFGACCYAVSVGVAFLNGTAALVVVALLALFFALPPRRRRTTPRPTD, from the coding sequence ATGACCGAGGCACCCCCTGCCGCCCCTACTGCCCCCGCCGAGCCGGTGATGGGCACCAGCCGGCTGGAGGCGTTCAGCGACGGCATCATCGCCATCGCCGCCACCCTGCTCGTCATCGAGCTCGCCGCGCCCGAGCCCGGCGCCGACGTGTGGGAGCACCTGCACCACGAGCTCCCGTCGATCGCCGCCTACGCGGTGAGCTTCGTGACCATCCTCATCTACTGGGTCAACCACCACGCGCTGCTCGCCGACGTCGCGACCGTCGACCGGGCGCTGCTGTTCCTCAACGGGTTCCTGCTGCTGTGCATCTCGTCCATCAGCTTCCCCACCGCCGTGCTGGGCCGCGCCCTCCAGGCCGGCGGCCGGCCGGCCATCGAGGCCGCCGTGTTCTACACCGCCGTGCTCACCCTCGCCGCGGTCTCGTTCCTCGCGCTGTGGGTCTACCTCGGACGGCACCCCCACCTGCTGCACCCGCACGCCCGCGGCATCACCCTCGCCGCCAGCCGGCGCGGCGCGTTCGGCGCCTGCTGCTACGCCGTCTCGGTCGGCGTCGCCTTCCTCAACGGGACGGCGGCGCTCGTCGTCGTCGCGCTCCTCGCCCTCTTCTTCGCGCTGCCTCCCCGCCGACGCCGTACGACGCCCCGCCCTACGGATTAG
- a CDS encoding ABC transporter ATP-binding protein, protein MTVEPVRRGLAVRADDVVVELGGRRVLDAVSLALEPGSFSALTGPSGAGKSTLLWVLGGALRPTSGSVSVGDEPVGDEVAAAARGVLLVPQGATLAAPLTARENVVVPQLVHRVPAGEAGPRADAALHAVRLEEQSDHLVEELSGGQQQRVTLARTLALRPAVLLADEPTSELDAGTRDVVVALLAAEAAAGATVLLATHDAACAEAAGAELHLDEGRLVRVR, encoded by the coding sequence GTGACCGTGGAGCCGGTGCGGCGGGGTCTCGCGGTGCGCGCCGACGACGTCGTCGTCGAGCTCGGCGGTCGGCGGGTGCTCGACGCGGTGTCCCTCGCGCTCGAGCCGGGGTCGTTCTCCGCGCTGACCGGGCCGTCGGGGGCGGGCAAGTCGACGCTGCTGTGGGTGCTCGGCGGGGCGCTGCGACCGACGTCGGGGTCGGTGTCCGTCGGCGACGAGCCGGTCGGTGACGAGGTCGCCGCGGCGGCGCGCGGGGTGCTCCTCGTGCCGCAGGGGGCGACGCTCGCGGCGCCGCTCACCGCGCGGGAGAACGTCGTCGTCCCGCAGCTCGTGCACCGGGTGCCCGCGGGGGAGGCTGGTCCGCGCGCCGACGCGGCGCTGCACGCGGTGCGGCTGGAGGAGCAGTCCGACCACCTCGTCGAGGAGCTGTCCGGCGGACAGCAGCAACGGGTCACGCTCGCGCGGACCCTCGCCCTGCGGCCCGCGGTGCTGCTCGCCGACGAGCCGACGAGCGAGCTCGACGCCGGGACCCGCGACGTCGTCGTGGCGCTGCTGGCCGCCGAGGCGGCGGCCGGCGCGACCGTGCTGCTCGCGACGCACGACGCCGCGTGCGCCGAGGCCGCGGGGGCCGAGCTGCACCTCGACGAGGGGCGGTTGGTCCGGGTCCGCTAA
- a CDS encoding FtsX-like permease family protein: MLAALRYRRAQAVVVTVLSALVCTGLVLAPLYARALEQATARTLLQGAGPATAGLRLAATSATQPALAPTSDQLVGLVAPDLRRWYGAPVTSTAVGVRRMPLAGQPAGRLLSRDGMCDHVTFATGRCPTAAGEVAVSTDQATAYGQPVGTSILLGEYDGFVSLPDSAPRTTVRVVGTYRQVDSPYWFGDRLTGSAATKTGYDDLLTPLATLTGPVTAPDGGRGQWFQPQYGADLPLSTQALGVDEVLDLGPRVAALVAAPYGVERTGSQQAATVSASSGLPALSDQVRTGATQAAVTVPLLTAQLELILGCVLWLVLVAAANQRRGEVAIARLRGRGTRGAQRLLLAETLPQVAVGVPLGGLLGVGATTLARRTVLTGDPPFEVPAAAVAVLVIGVLGMLGLVVLSVRRVCREPVADLVRSVPPRRRTFRLGVLEAMLVAAAAAAFVALVTGSVSGPVGQVAPTLLALAVGVVAARLLALGLPAAGRLLLRRGRAAAGTALLTAGRRPTTRWLVPVITVALSIVVVGVDLLAVGQRNWAGRADAEVGASSVLTLGSRDLQAVAAAVHRLDPQARHATPVVLVGPSSDQGGDGVTTMGVVPEEFARLARFPGVPAGSLAWDRLTAPTVAPLVLTGTRATYHVSAPAFRPVPPVIRQAPTTLVLALRVVRADGVTDTVALGPVPAAGLDTDVSVAVDCGSGCRVTGIGLLTPRGAAPVAGTVMVTDLALDGRGVDLGGQGDWRPTDAGDTVVTGAFPGPASVALTYSDNGYDPAFLSHASLPGVVPALTTAAATATSSGVTVAGSQVDGTPLLLRSAGTLPFAPGGPRATAVVAVGNLLAQGWTGRGSATLAAYVDTDDPTVVAGLRDGLERAGVPVLRTTRAADVRASYGASAAAWSLQLALAVAALSLLVAAAAVVVLVTTSARSRTRDWAGLRLLGLSPRGVAALAQLETTPVVLACAVLGAAVGLWAAPAAVTLVPLFTTPPGTYPLDLAPAWGPSLLAAGVGLLVVVAVTALTVQRVARRAVPSRLREPG, from the coding sequence ATGCTGGCAGCGCTGCGGTACCGACGGGCCCAGGCCGTCGTCGTCACCGTGCTCTCCGCGCTCGTCTGCACCGGGCTCGTCCTCGCCCCGCTCTACGCCCGCGCGCTCGAGCAGGCCACCGCCCGCACCCTGCTGCAGGGCGCCGGCCCGGCCACCGCGGGCCTGCGGCTCGCCGCGACCAGCGCGACGCAGCCGGCCCTCGCGCCGACGTCCGACCAGCTCGTCGGGCTCGTCGCGCCCGACCTGCGGCGCTGGTACGGCGCCCCCGTCACCAGCACCGCCGTCGGGGTCCGCCGGATGCCGCTCGCCGGCCAGCCGGCCGGCCGGTTGCTGTCCCGGGACGGCATGTGCGACCACGTGACCTTCGCGACCGGGCGCTGCCCGACCGCCGCCGGCGAGGTCGCCGTCTCGACCGACCAGGCGACGGCGTACGGGCAGCCCGTCGGGACCAGCATCCTGCTCGGCGAGTACGACGGGTTCGTCAGCCTGCCCGACTCCGCGCCGCGCACCACGGTGCGGGTCGTCGGCACCTACCGGCAGGTCGACTCTCCGTACTGGTTCGGCGACCGGCTCACCGGCTCCGCCGCCACCAAGACCGGGTACGACGACCTGCTCACCCCGCTCGCGACGCTCACCGGACCGGTCACCGCGCCCGACGGCGGTCGCGGCCAGTGGTTCCAGCCGCAGTACGGCGCCGATCTGCCGCTGTCGACGCAGGCGCTCGGTGTCGACGAGGTCCTCGACCTCGGGCCACGGGTCGCCGCGCTCGTCGCGGCGCCGTACGGCGTCGAGCGCACCGGCAGCCAGCAGGCCGCCACCGTCTCGGCGAGCAGCGGCCTGCCCGCCCTCTCCGACCAGGTCCGCACCGGCGCCACGCAGGCGGCCGTCACCGTGCCGCTGCTCACCGCGCAGCTCGAGCTCATCCTCGGCTGCGTGCTGTGGCTCGTGCTCGTCGCCGCCGCCAACCAGCGCCGGGGCGAGGTCGCGATCGCGCGGCTGCGTGGCCGCGGGACCCGTGGCGCGCAGAGGCTCCTGCTCGCCGAGACCCTGCCGCAGGTCGCCGTCGGCGTGCCGCTCGGGGGGCTGCTCGGGGTCGGGGCGACCACCCTGGCGCGCCGCACCGTCCTCACCGGCGACCCGCCGTTCGAGGTGCCGGCCGCCGCGGTCGCCGTCCTGGTCATCGGTGTCCTGGGAATGCTCGGCCTCGTCGTGCTCTCGGTCCGCCGGGTCTGCCGCGAGCCGGTCGCGGACCTCGTGCGCAGCGTGCCGCCGCGGCGGCGCACCTTCCGCCTCGGGGTCCTCGAGGCGATGCTCGTCGCCGCGGCGGCCGCCGCCTTCGTCGCCCTCGTCACGGGGTCGGTCAGCGGGCCGGTCGGGCAGGTCGCCCCGACGCTGCTCGCGCTCGCCGTCGGCGTCGTCGCCGCGCGCCTGCTCGCCCTCGGGCTGCCCGCGGCCGGGCGGCTGCTGCTGCGCCGCGGACGCGCCGCCGCCGGGACCGCGCTCCTCACCGCCGGCCGGCGACCGACCACCCGGTGGCTCGTGCCCGTCATCACCGTGGCCCTGAGCATCGTCGTCGTCGGGGTCGACCTGCTCGCCGTCGGGCAGCGCAACTGGGCCGGCCGGGCCGACGCCGAGGTCGGCGCGTCGAGCGTGCTGACCCTCGGCAGCCGCGACCTGCAGGCGGTCGCGGCGGCCGTGCACCGGCTCGACCCGCAGGCCCGGCACGCCACCCCCGTCGTCCTCGTCGGCCCGTCGAGCGACCAGGGGGGTGACGGCGTGACGACGATGGGCGTCGTACCGGAGGAGTTCGCCCGGCTGGCGCGGTTCCCCGGCGTCCCCGCGGGGTCGCTCGCGTGGGACCGGCTCACCGCGCCGACCGTCGCGCCGCTCGTGCTCACCGGCACCCGCGCGACGTACCACGTCAGCGCCCCCGCCTTCCGCCCCGTGCCGCCGGTCATCCGGCAGGCACCGACCACCCTCGTCCTCGCCCTGCGCGTCGTCCGAGCGGACGGCGTCACCGACACCGTCGCCCTCGGTCCCGTCCCCGCCGCCGGCCTCGACACCGACGTGTCGGTCGCCGTCGACTGCGGATCCGGTTGCCGCGTCACGGGAATCGGCCTGCTCACCCCGCGTGGGGCCGCACCCGTCGCCGGCACGGTCATGGTCACCGACCTCGCCCTCGACGGCCGCGGCGTCGACCTCGGCGGGCAGGGGGACTGGCGCCCCACCGACGCGGGCGACACCGTCGTCACGGGCGCCTTCCCCGGTCCCGCGTCTGTGGCGCTCACCTACTCCGACAACGGTTACGACCCCGCGTTCCTCTCGCACGCCTCGCTCCCCGGCGTCGTCCCCGCCCTCACCACCGCCGCGGCGACGGCCACCTCGAGCGGGGTGACCGTCGCCGGGTCGCAGGTCGACGGCACGCCGCTGCTGCTGCGGTCCGCGGGCACCCTGCCCTTCGCGCCGGGCGGGCCACGGGCCACCGCCGTCGTCGCCGTCGGCAACCTGCTCGCGCAGGGCTGGACCGGCCGCGGCTCGGCGACCCTGGCCGCGTACGTCGACACCGACGACCCGACCGTCGTCGCCGGCCTGCGCGACGGGCTCGAACGGGCCGGGGTCCCGGTGCTGCGCACGACGCGCGCCGCCGACGTCAGGGCGTCGTACGGCGCCTCGGCCGCCGCCTGGAGCCTGCAGCTCGCCCTCGCCGTCGCGGCCCTCAGCCTGCTCGTCGCGGCGGCGGCGGTCGTCGTCCTCGTCACGACGTCCGCGCGGTCGCGCACCCGCGACTGGGCCGGGCTGCGGCTGCTCGGCCTGTCCCCGCGCGGGGTGGCGGCGCTCGCCCAGCTCGAGACGACGCCGGTCGTCCTCGCCTGCGCCGTCCTCGGGGCCGCCGTCGGCCTGTGGGCCGCGCCGGCCGCGGTCACCCTCGTTCCGCTGTTCACGACCCCGCCCGGCACCTACCCGCTCGACCTCGCGCCGGCCTGGGGGCCGTCGCTGCTCGCCGCCGGGGTGGGGCTGCTCGTCGTCGTCGCCGTCACCGCGCTCACCGTCCAGCGCGTCGCCCGACGCGCGGTCCCCAGCCGGCTCCGGGAGCCCGGATGA